A window from Anser cygnoides isolate HZ-2024a breed goose chromosome 1, Taihu_goose_T2T_genome, whole genome shotgun sequence encodes these proteins:
- the LOC106048563 gene encoding olfactory receptor 51L1-like, whose product MKHPCLIPPGTNSSQTSTLTFFLGGFPAWESTRMWSAVLLCSVYLLVLLGNWTILAIIKAEQSLHAPMYLLLAMLAVADLGLSTSVFPTMLRMLWLEAREISFSTCFSQMFFIHSFTDIESATILAMAFDRYVAICHPLRYSSILTNSVITKICVAIVIRTILFQFPLPILLTRLCFSTASKLSHPYCLHPDIIKHADSDTKINSACGLFVLLSTLGLDLLFVLLSYLLILKTVLNIATWRERLKALNTCISHVCAVLLFFIPMICLSMMHRFGKHVSPQVYTFTANLHLLAPPILNPIVYSMKTKVIWRRILRLLCQRGVCKSRAAIFQ is encoded by the coding sequence ATGAAGCATCCCTGTTTAATCCCACCTGGGACCAACAGCAGCCAGACCAGCACTCTAACATTCTTTCTGGGTGGTTTTCCAGCATGGGAATCCACTCGGATGTGGTCTGCTGttctcctctgctctgtgtacctcctggtgctgctggggaacTGGACCATCCTTGCCATAATTAAGGCAGAGCAGAGTCTCCATGCACCCATGTATCTACTCCTTGCCATGCTAGCTGTGGCTGACCTGGGCTTGTCCACATCTGTGTTCCCAACCATGCTGAGGATGCTGTGGCTGGAGGCCAGAGAGATCAGCTTCAGCACCTGCTTTTCCCAGATGTTCTTCATTCACAGCTTCACAGATATTGAATCTGCCACCATTCTGGCAATGGCCTTTGATCGTTACGTGGCCATCTGCCACCCCCTACGATATTCCTCCATCCTCACCAACTCAGTGATCACCAAGATATGTGTGGCAATTGTCATAAGAACCATCCTCTTCCAGTTCCCACTCCCGATCCTACTGACCCGGCTGTGTTTCTCCACGGCCAGCAAGCTCTCCCATCCCTACTGCTTGCATCCAGATATCATCAAACACGCAGACTCTGACACAAAGATCAACAGCGCCTGTGGCCTTTTTGTGCTACTCTCCACACTGGGTTTGGACTTACTCTTTGTGCTCCTGTCCTATCTTCTGATCCTTAAGACCGTCCTGAACATTGCAACTTGGAGAGAGCGTCTCAAAGCCCTCAACACCTGCATCTCCCATGTCTGTGCTGTCCTGCTCTTCTTTATCCCCATGATCTGCCTCTCCATGATGCACCGGTTTGGCAAACACGTGTCCCCCCAGGTCTACACTTTCACAGCCAACCTCCATCTCCTTGCTCCACCCATCCTGAATCCCATCGTTTACAGCATGAAAACCAAAGTGATCTGGAGACGGATACTGAGGTTGCTCTGCCAGCGAGGGGTCTGCAAGTCCAGGGCTGCCATTTTCCAGTAA
- the LOC106048556 gene encoding olfactory receptor 52B2-like → MVATNQTSLQPASFLLLGMAGLEDLHTWLSIPFCLMYIATLLGNFVLLFVIVTERSLHEPMYLFLAMLAVADLILSSSTVPKALSIFWSLSKEISFHACLTQMFFTHFSFIVESTVLLAMAFDRYVAICNPLRYATVFTHPVIAKIGVAAIARSFCVMFPTIFLLQRLLYCGHSIMPHTYCEHMGIARLACTDISVNIWYGFATTLLCPGLDVVLIGVSYSLILRAVFRLSSKDAQVKAVGTCSSHACVILIFYTPAFFSFFTLRFGHNIPDHVHILLANLYVLIPPMLNPIVYSVKNKLIREKVSQILFRTGQLR, encoded by the coding sequence ATGGTGGCTACCAACCAAACCAGCTTGCAGCCTgcctccttccttctgctgggCATGGCAGGCCTGGAGGACCTGCACACCTGGCTCTCCATCCCCTTCTGCCTGATGTACATCGCCACGCTCCTTGGCAACTTTGTCCTCTTATTTGTCATTGTGACGGAGAGAAGCCTCCATGAGCCGATGTACCTCTTCCTGGCCATGTTAGCGGTGGCAGATCTCATATTGTCTTCTTCCACAGTGCCCAAAGCCCTGAGCATATTCTGGTCCCTTTCCAAGGAGATATCTTTCCATGCCTGCCTTACCCAGATGTTCTTCACACACTTCAGCTTCATCGTGGAGTCGACTGTTCTGCTGGCCATGGCGTTTGACCGGTACGTTGCGATCTGCAATCCCCTGCGATACGCCACCGTGTTCACACACCCAGTGATAGCCAAGATAGGGGTGGCTGCAATAGCCAGGAGCTTTTGTGTGATGTTCCCAACAATATTCCTCCTTCAGAGGCTGCTGTACTGCGGACACAGCATCATGCCGCACACCTACTGCGAGCACATGGGCATCGCCCGGCTGGCCTGCACCGACATCTCCGTGAACATCTGGTACGGCTTTGCCACCACCCTTCTGTGCCCGGGACTGGACGTTGTGCTCATTGGGGTGTCATACAGCCTCATTCTCAGGGCTGTCTTCAGGCTCTCCTCCAAGGATGCCCAGGTCAAGGCGGTTGGCACCTGCAGCTCTCATGCCTGTGTTATATTGATATTCTACACACcagcatttttctcatttttcactcTTCGGTTTGGCCACAACATCCCTGACCATGTTCATATCCTGTTGGCCAATCTCTACGTGCTCATACCACCCATGCTAAACCCCATTGTCTActcagtgaaaaacaaactaatCAGAGAAAAGGTGTCCCAAATACTCTTTAGGACTGGGCAATTGCGGTGA